A single window of Rhizobium indicum DNA harbors:
- the rsmA gene encoding 16S rRNA (adenine(1518)-N(6)/adenine(1519)-N(6))-dimethyltransferase RsmA produces the protein MAALDGLPPLRDVIQRHGLDARKALGQNFLLDLNLTQKIARTAGTLEEATIVEVGPGPGGLTRAILALGARKVIAIERDPRCLPALAEIADHYPGRLEVIEGDALKIDFETLAPQGPIKIIANLPYNVGTQLLVNWLLPKAWPPFWQSLTLMFQKEVGERIVANEDDDHYGRLGVLCGWRTEARMAFDVPPQAFTPPPKVTSTVVQLTPRESPIPCAVANLEKVTQAAFGQRRKMLRQSLKSLGGESLLVKAGIDPARRAETLSVEEFCLLANSL, from the coding sequence ATGGCAGCACTCGATGGCCTGCCGCCGCTTCGCGACGTCATCCAGCGTCACGGTCTCGATGCGCGCAAGGCGCTCGGGCAGAACTTCCTGCTCGACCTCAACCTCACGCAGAAGATCGCCCGCACGGCGGGCACACTCGAAGAGGCGACCATCGTTGAGGTCGGCCCTGGCCCTGGCGGATTGACGCGGGCGATCCTGGCGCTCGGTGCCAGAAAGGTCATCGCCATCGAGCGGGATCCCCGCTGCCTGCCGGCACTCGCCGAGATCGCCGATCATTATCCCGGCCGGCTGGAGGTGATCGAAGGCGATGCGCTGAAGATTGATTTCGAGACATTGGCGCCGCAAGGCCCGATCAAGATCATTGCCAACCTGCCCTATAATGTCGGCACGCAGTTGCTGGTCAACTGGCTGCTGCCGAAAGCCTGGCCGCCGTTCTGGCAGTCGCTGACGCTGATGTTTCAGAAGGAGGTCGGCGAGCGTATCGTCGCCAACGAAGACGACGATCATTACGGCCGTCTCGGCGTGCTCTGCGGCTGGCGGACGGAGGCACGCATGGCCTTCGACGTGCCGCCGCAAGCCTTCACGCCGCCGCCGAAGGTGACGTCGACGGTCGTGCAACTGACCCCCCGCGAATCCCCGATCCCCTGCGCTGTCGCCAATCTGGAAAAGGTGACACAGGCGGCCTTCGGCCAGCGCCGCAAAATGCTCCGCCAAAGCCTGAAATCCCTCGGCGGCGAGAGCCTGCTCGTCAAGGCCGGGATCGATCCGGCGCGTCGGGCGGAAACCTTGTCCGTCGAGGAATTCTGCCTTCTCGCAAACAGCCTGTAG
- the gmk gene encoding guanylate kinase, protein MKPAKSSPVQIARRGLMLVISSPSGAGKSTIARTLLETDRQIGLSVSVTTRQRRPSEVEDVHYHFKSVREFERLRDSDALLEWAEVHGNFYGTPREPVEQAMGEGRDMLFDIDWQGAQQLQEKMSADVISIFVLPPTMTELQSRLHRRAEDSEEVIQTRLANSRAEIAHWREYDYVIVNDDLNAALDAVQSIVKAERLRRDRRHGMFDFVRELLEETPSL, encoded by the coding sequence ATGAAACCGGCGAAATCCTCGCCCGTGCAAATCGCCCGCCGCGGTCTGATGCTTGTCATCTCGTCGCCATCAGGCGCCGGCAAGTCCACCATCGCGCGCACGCTGCTGGAGACCGACAGGCAAATCGGCCTGTCCGTCAGCGTCACCACGCGCCAGCGTCGCCCGAGCGAAGTCGAGGATGTGCATTACCACTTCAAGAGTGTGCGCGAGTTCGAGCGGCTGCGCGACAGCGACGCGCTGCTCGAATGGGCCGAGGTGCATGGCAATTTCTACGGCACGCCGCGCGAGCCGGTCGAGCAGGCCATGGGCGAAGGCCGCGACATGCTCTTCGACATCGACTGGCAGGGCGCTCAGCAATTGCAGGAGAAGATGTCGGCCGACGTCATCTCGATCTTCGTGCTGCCGCCCACCATGACCGAGCTCCAGTCGCGGCTGCATCGTCGTGCCGAGGATTCCGAGGAGGTCATCCAGACGCGTCTCGCCAACAGCCGCGCCGAGATCGCCCACTGGCGCGAATACGACTATGTCATCGTCAATGACGATCTCAACGCCGCCCTCGACGCCGTCCAGTCGATCGTCAAGGCCGAACGCCTGCGCCGCGACCGCCGCCATGGCATGTTCGACTTCGTCCGCGAGTTGCTGGAAGAGACGCCGTCGCTTTAG
- a CDS encoding YicC/YloC family endoribonuclease, which yields MALQSMTGFARREGTSGRWRWAWELRSVNGKGLDLRLRLPPGLERMEAEVRRLAGESFSRGNLQASLSVSADENRFEAVLNKEALAAVLAMREQLDGVIDPAPLKLDTLLLVRGIVEFRESEDGEEALAARDADIAAGLLAALADLRAMREQEGSALARILHDHVTTIEGLTRTIEADPSRSPQEIAARLAAQVALLMDGMAALDRDRLHAEAALLATKADLREEIDRLKAHIAAARDLLVKGGPAGRRLDFLAQEFNRESNTICSKSNASAVTAAGIELKVVIDQFREQVQNLE from the coding sequence ATGGCTTTGCAGTCCATGACCGGTTTTGCGCGGCGCGAGGGAACGAGCGGCCGCTGGCGCTGGGCATGGGAACTGCGCTCGGTCAACGGCAAAGGTCTCGACCTGCGCCTGCGCCTGCCGCCCGGTCTCGAACGCATGGAGGCAGAGGTCCGCCGCCTCGCCGGTGAAAGCTTCAGCCGCGGCAACCTGCAGGCATCGCTATCCGTCAGTGCCGACGAGAACCGTTTCGAGGCGGTGCTGAACAAGGAGGCTCTTGCCGCCGTGCTGGCCATGCGCGAGCAGTTGGACGGTGTCATCGATCCGGCGCCGCTGAAGCTCGATACGCTGCTTCTGGTGCGCGGCATCGTCGAATTCCGCGAAAGCGAGGATGGCGAGGAGGCGCTTGCCGCCCGTGACGCCGATATCGCTGCCGGCCTGCTGGCCGCGCTTGCCGATCTGAGAGCGATGCGCGAACAGGAAGGTTCGGCGCTGGCCCGCATTCTTCACGACCACGTCACGACGATCGAGGGCCTGACACGGACGATCGAGGCCGATCCGTCGCGCTCGCCGCAGGAGATCGCCGCGCGGCTTGCCGCTCAGGTCGCCCTGTTGATGGACGGCATGGCCGCGCTCGACCGCGACAGGCTGCATGCCGAAGCCGCGCTGTTGGCGACCAAGGCGGATCTACGCGAGGAAATCGATCGTCTGAAGGCTCATATCGCCGCAGCGCGCGATCTCCTGGTGAAAGGTGGCCCCGCCGGGCGCCGGCTGGACTTCCTTGCACAGGAATTTAACCGCGAATCGAATACCATCTGCTCGAAGTCGAATGCCTCGGCGGTCACCGCTGCCGGCATCGAGCTGAAAGTCGTGATCGACCAGTTCCGCGAGCAGGTCCAGAATTTGGAGTAA
- the mltG gene encoding endolytic transglycosylase MltG: protein MSDTTNQSNDTQAQKGPIIPKSPSEALRPERVPEPPKRSKKARGQVVLFLNFIMTMAVLVCVVAVIGFYYATSTYRNPGPLQTNTNFIVRNGAGLTEIASNLERNAIISDARIFRYLTATHLSAGESLKAGEYEIKARASMRDIMELLKSGKSILYSVSFPEGLTVRQMFDRMLQDTVLEGDLPAALPTEGSLRPDTYKFSRGTKRSEIIEQMAAAQQKLVDQIWDKRDQSLPLRSKEEFVTLASIVEKETGVPDERAHVASVFLNRLGKGMRLQSDPTIIYGLFGGEGKPADRPIYQSDLKRDTPYNTYVIKGLPPTPIANPGKDALEAVANPWKTQDLYFVADGTGGHVFSATLEEHNANVKRWRKLEADKGSDPNIAVDGQPEEQPADNGATVAPPKKKKIN, encoded by the coding sequence GTGAGCGATACGACGAACCAGAGCAACGATACCCAGGCGCAGAAGGGACCGATTATCCCGAAGTCGCCGAGCGAAGCCCTGCGTCCGGAGCGCGTTCCGGAGCCGCCGAAGCGGTCCAAGAAAGCCCGCGGCCAGGTCGTTCTTTTCCTGAACTTCATCATGACGATGGCGGTTCTGGTCTGCGTCGTCGCCGTCATCGGCTTTTACTACGCCACATCGACCTATCGGAACCCGGGTCCGCTGCAGACCAACACCAATTTCATCGTCCGCAACGGCGCTGGTCTGACCGAAATCGCCTCGAACCTCGAGCGCAACGCGATCATTAGCGATGCCCGCATCTTCCGCTACCTCACGGCAACGCATCTTTCTGCCGGAGAGAGCCTGAAGGCGGGTGAATACGAGATCAAGGCGAGGGCCTCCATGAGGGATATCATGGAGCTGCTGAAATCGGGCAAGTCCATTCTCTATTCCGTTTCCTTCCCTGAGGGTCTGACGGTCCGCCAGATGTTCGACCGCATGCTGCAGGATACTGTGCTGGAAGGCGACTTGCCGGCGGCATTGCCGACCGAGGGCAGCCTGCGTCCGGATACCTACAAATTCTCGCGCGGCACCAAGCGCTCGGAAATCATCGAACAGATGGCGGCTGCGCAGCAGAAGCTCGTCGATCAGATCTGGGACAAGCGCGACCAGTCGCTGCCGCTGCGATCCAAGGAGGAGTTCGTGACACTCGCCTCGATCGTCGAAAAGGAAACCGGCGTTCCCGACGAGCGAGCCCATGTCGCCTCCGTTTTTCTGAACCGGCTCGGCAAGGGTATGCGCCTGCAGTCCGACCCAACGATCATCTACGGCCTCTTCGGCGGCGAGGGTAAACCGGCCGACCGGCCGATCTACCAGTCGGACCTGAAGCGGGACACACCTTACAACACCTATGTCATCAAGGGTCTGCCGCCGACGCCGATCGCCAATCCCGGCAAGGATGCGCTGGAAGCCGTCGCCAATCCCTGGAAGACGCAGGATCTCTATTTCGTCGCCGACGGCACCGGCGGCCATGTTTTCTCTGCGACGCTCGAGGAGCACAACGCCAACGTCAAGCGATGGCGCAAGCTCGAAGCCGACAAGGGTTCGGACCCGAACATCGCAGTCGACGGCCAGCCGGAAGAGCAGCCGGCGGACAATGGCGCGACCGTCGCGCCGCCGAAGAAAAAGAAGATCAACTGA
- the fabF gene encoding beta-ketoacyl-ACP synthase II produces MRRVVITGTGMVSPLGCGTEVTWSRLLAGQNGARLVTEFEVDDLPAKIACRIPIGDGTDGTFNVDQWMEPKEQRKVDPFIIYGMAAADMALADAGWHPETDEDQIATGVLIGSGIGGIEGIVEAGYTLRDKGPRRISPFFIPGRLINLVSGQVSIRHKLRGPNHSVVTACSTGAHAIGDAARLIALGDADVMVAGGTESPVSRISLAGFAACKALSTQHNDDPQKASRPYDRDRDGFVMGEGAGIVVLEELEHAKARGARIYAEIVGYGLSGDAYHITAPSEDGEGAGRCMTMALKRAGLTPADIDYINAHGTSTMADTIELGAVERLVGNAASKISMSSTKSATGHLLGAAGAIEAIFTTLAIRDNIAPPTLNLDNPERETAIDLVPHKARERDINVALSNSFGFGGTNASLVLRRYAQ; encoded by the coding sequence ATGAGACGTGTCGTCATCACTGGTACCGGCATGGTATCACCCTTGGGATGCGGAACCGAGGTGACGTGGTCCCGGCTGCTTGCCGGTCAGAACGGCGCCCGCCTCGTCACCGAATTCGAGGTCGACGACCTTCCCGCCAAAATCGCCTGCCGCATTCCTATCGGTGACGGCACCGACGGCACCTTCAATGTCGATCAGTGGATGGAGCCGAAGGAGCAGCGCAAGGTCGATCCCTTCATCATCTACGGCATGGCTGCCGCCGATATGGCGCTTGCCGATGCCGGCTGGCATCCTGAAACCGATGAAGACCAGATCGCCACCGGCGTGCTGATCGGCTCCGGCATCGGCGGCATCGAAGGCATCGTCGAGGCGGGTTACACCCTGCGCGACAAAGGCCCGCGCCGCATCTCCCCCTTCTTCATTCCCGGCCGCCTGATCAACCTCGTCTCCGGCCAGGTCTCGATCCGCCACAAGCTGCGCGGACCCAATCATTCGGTCGTCACCGCCTGCTCGACGGGTGCGCATGCGATCGGCGATGCTGCGCGCTTGATTGCGCTTGGTGATGCCGACGTCATGGTCGCCGGCGGCACGGAATCCCCCGTGAGCCGCATTTCGCTGGCAGGCTTTGCCGCCTGCAAGGCGCTGTCGACCCAGCACAACGACGATCCGCAAAAGGCGTCGCGCCCCTATGACCGCGACCGCGATGGCTTCGTCATGGGCGAAGGCGCCGGCATCGTCGTGCTCGAGGAACTGGAACACGCCAAGGCGCGCGGCGCCAGGATCTACGCCGAAATCGTCGGCTACGGCCTGTCGGGCGACGCCTATCACATCACCGCACCCTCCGAAGACGGCGAGGGCGCCGGCCGCTGCATGACGATGGCGCTGAAGCGCGCCGGGCTGACGCCGGCCGATATCGACTACATCAATGCCCACGGTACCTCGACCATGGCCGACACGATTGAACTCGGCGCCGTCGAGCGGCTGGTCGGCAATGCGGCGTCGAAGATCTCCATGTCCTCGACCAAGTCGGCGACAGGACACCTTCTTGGTGCTGCAGGCGCGATCGAGGCGATCTTCACCACGCTCGCCATTCGCGACAATATCGCGCCGCCGACGCTCAATCTCGACAATCCCGAACGGGAGACGGCGATCGATCTTGTTCCGCACAAGGCGCGTGAGCGAGACATCAATGTGGCGCTGTCCAACTCGTTCGGGTTCGGCGGCACGAACGCGTCGCTCGTACTGCGCCGTTACGCGCAATAA
- a CDS encoding acyl carrier protein — protein sequence MSDIAERVKKIVIDHLGVDADKVVESASFIDDLGADSLDTVELVMAFEEEFGVEIPDDAADSILTVGDAVKFIEKAQA from the coding sequence ATGAGCGATATCGCAGAACGCGTAAAGAAAATTGTTATTGATCATCTTGGCGTTGATGCCGACAAGGTCGTCGAGAGCGCCAGCTTTATCGACGATCTGGGCGCTGACTCGCTCGACACGGTCGAACTTGTCATGGCTTTCGAAGAAGAATTCGGCGTCGAAATTCCTGACGACGCTGCCGACTCGATCCTGACGGTCGGCGATGCAGTGAAGTTTATTGAGAAGGCCCAGGCCTGA
- the fabG gene encoding 3-oxoacyl-[acyl-carrier-protein] reductase, whose product MFDLSGRKALVTGASGGIGEEIARLLHKQGAIVGLHGTRVEKLEALAADLGERVKIFPANLSDRDEVKALGQKAEADLEGVDILVNNAGITRDGLFVRMSDEDWDSVIEVNLTSTFRLTRELTHPMMRRRYGRIINITSVVGVTGNPGQANYCASKAGMIGFTKSLAQEIATRNVTVNCVAPGFIESAMTGKLNDKQKEAIMGAIPMKRMGTGGEVASAVAYLASSEAAYMTGQTLHVNGGMAMI is encoded by the coding sequence ATGTTCGATCTTTCCGGCCGCAAGGCTCTCGTCACAGGCGCATCGGGCGGTATCGGCGAGGAAATCGCCCGCCTTCTTCATAAGCAGGGTGCCATCGTCGGCCTGCATGGCACCCGCGTCGAGAAGCTGGAAGCGCTGGCCGCCGATCTCGGCGAGCGCGTCAAGATCTTCCCGGCCAACCTCTCCGACCGCGATGAGGTCAAGGCGCTCGGCCAGAAGGCCGAGGCCGATCTTGAAGGCGTCGACATCCTCGTCAACAATGCCGGCATCACCCGCGACGGCCTGTTCGTGCGCATGAGCGACGAGGACTGGGACAGCGTCATCGAAGTGAACCTGACATCGACCTTCCGCCTGACGCGCGAATTGACGCATCCGATGATGCGCCGCCGCTATGGCCGCATCATCAACATCACCTCCGTCGTCGGCGTCACCGGCAATCCGGGGCAGGCCAATTACTGCGCCTCCAAGGCCGGCATGATCGGCTTCACCAAGTCCCTGGCGCAGGAAATTGCCACCCGCAACGTGACGGTCAATTGCGTGGCGCCCGGTTTCATCGAGAGCGCCATGACCGGCAAGCTGAACGACAAGCAGAAGGAAGCGATCATGGGGGCGATCCCGATGAAGCGCATGGGCACGGGTGGCGAGGTCGCTTCGGCGGTTGCTTACCTTGCGTCCTCCGAGGCTGCCTATATGACGGGCCAGACGCTGCACGTAAACGGCGGCATGGCGATGATCTGA
- the fabD gene encoding ACP S-malonyltransferase produces the protein MTIAFTFPGQGSQAVGMGKDLAENFAEARAVFQEVDEALGEKLSDVMFNGPEDTLTLTANAQPALMAVSIAVVRVLEAKGLDLKSKVAYVAGHSLGEYSALCAAGTFSLADTARLLRIRGNAMQAAVPVGVGAMAAIIGLEHADVIAVCDAASAIGACQIANDNGGGQIVISGEKAAVEKAAALATDKGAKRAILLPVSAPFHSTLMAPAADAMREALATVAKSDPVVPVIANVRAAPVTGADEIASLLVEQVTGQVRWRETVEWFARNGVTTLYELGSGKVLTGLARRIDKTINGISVNGPADIDAAVAALMA, from the coding sequence ATGACCATTGCTTTCACTTTTCCCGGTCAGGGCAGTCAGGCCGTCGGCATGGGCAAGGATCTCGCCGAGAATTTTGCCGAAGCCCGCGCCGTTTTCCAAGAGGTCGATGAGGCACTCGGTGAAAAGCTTTCGGACGTCATGTTCAACGGTCCCGAGGATACGTTGACCTTGACCGCGAACGCCCAGCCGGCGCTGATGGCCGTCTCGATCGCCGTCGTCCGCGTTCTCGAAGCCAAAGGGCTGGATCTGAAGTCCAAGGTCGCTTACGTCGCCGGCCACTCGCTCGGCGAATATTCGGCACTTTGCGCCGCCGGCACCTTTTCGCTCGCCGATACTGCACGGCTGTTGCGCATCCGCGGCAATGCCATGCAGGCCGCCGTCCCCGTCGGCGTCGGCGCCATGGCCGCGATCATCGGCCTCGAACATGCCGACGTCATTGCCGTCTGTGATGCAGCGTCCGCCATCGGCGCCTGCCAGATCGCCAACGACAATGGTGGCGGCCAGATCGTCATCTCGGGCGAGAAGGCAGCCGTCGAAAAGGCGGCCGCCCTTGCGACCGACAAGGGCGCCAAGCGCGCCATTCTGCTGCCGGTCTCTGCTCCCTTCCATTCGACGCTGATGGCGCCGGCCGCCGACGCCATGCGTGAAGCGCTGGCAACGGTCGCCAAATCCGATCCGGTCGTGCCTGTCATCGCCAATGTCCGTGCAGCCCCGGTGACCGGCGCCGACGAGATCGCCAGCCTTCTGGTCGAGCAGGTGACCGGTCAGGTCCGCTGGCGTGAGACGGTGGAATGGTTCGCCAGAAACGGCGTCACGACGCTTTATGAACTCGGTTCCGGCAAGGTGCTGACCGGACTTGCCCGCCGCATCGACAAGACGATCAACGGCATCTCTGTCAACGGTCCGGCGGATATCGACGCGGCCGTCGCCGCCCTCATGGCCTGA
- a CDS encoding aldo/keto reductase, translating into MKYNSLGRTEISVSEICLGTMTWGSQNSEADAHAQMDYAVEKGVNFFDTAELYPTTPISAATQGWTEDYIGSWFKKTGKRGDIVLATKVAGRGRDYIRGGEGADAKNIRLALEASLARLKTDYVDLYQIHWPNRGHFHFRQNWSYNPFNQNRDEAVANMLDILETLGALVKEGKIRAIGLSNETTWGIQKYLTLAEQKSLPRVASVQNEYNLLYRHFDLDLAELSHHEDVGLLAYSPLAGGILSGKYVDGGRPKGSRGSINHDIGGRLQPLQEPATKAYLEIAATYRLDPATMALAFCLSRPFMASAIIGATSMEQLKIDIGAADITLSNEILAEIAKVHRQYPLTL; encoded by the coding sequence ATGAAGTACAATTCGCTAGGCCGCACCGAGATTTCCGTTTCAGAGATTTGCCTTGGCACCATGACCTGGGGTTCGCAGAACAGCGAAGCCGATGCGCATGCGCAGATGGACTACGCCGTCGAAAAGGGCGTCAATTTCTTCGATACGGCCGAACTTTATCCGACCACCCCGATTTCGGCCGCGACGCAGGGCTGGACGGAAGACTATATCGGCAGCTGGTTCAAGAAGACCGGCAAGCGCGGCGATATCGTGCTCGCCACCAAGGTCGCAGGCCGCGGTCGCGACTATATACGTGGTGGCGAAGGTGCCGATGCAAAGAATATCCGCCTGGCGCTCGAAGCCAGCCTGGCGCGCCTGAAGACGGATTACGTCGACCTCTACCAAATCCACTGGCCGAACCGCGGCCATTTCCATTTCCGTCAGAACTGGAGCTACAATCCCTTCAACCAGAACCGCGACGAGGCCGTCGCCAATATGCTCGACATCCTGGAAACGCTTGGCGCGCTGGTGAAGGAAGGCAAGATCCGCGCGATCGGCCTTTCCAACGAAACCACCTGGGGCATACAGAAATATCTGACGCTCGCCGAACAGAAGAGCCTGCCGCGGGTCGCCAGCGTCCAGAACGAATACAACTTGCTCTACCGCCATTTCGACCTCGATCTCGCCGAACTCTCGCATCATGAGGATGTCGGGCTGCTCGCTTATTCGCCGCTCGCCGGCGGCATCCTCTCCGGCAAATATGTCGATGGCGGCAGGCCGAAGGGTTCGCGCGGCTCGATCAACCACGATATCGGCGGTCGCCTGCAGCCGCTGCAGGAGCCGGCGACCAAAGCCTATCTGGAGATCGCTGCAACATACCGCCTCGACCCGGCAACAATGGCGCTCGCCTTCTGCCTGTCCAGGCCCTTCATGGCCTCGGCCATCATCGGCGCGACCTCGATGGAGCAGTTGAAAATCGATATCGGCGCGGCAGACATTACGCTTTCGAACGAGATCCTGGCGGAAATCGCCAAGGTGCACCGGCAGTATCCGCTGACGCTTTGA
- the rpsF gene encoding 30S ribosomal protein S6, which yields MALYEHVFLARQDISAQQVDALVEQYKGVIEANGGKVGRIENWGLKSLTYRIKKNRKAHYALMDIDAPAAAVQEMERQMRISEDVLRYMTIAVEKHEEGPSAMMQKRDRDDRPREGGRGPREGGFGDRDRGPRPPREGGFGDRDDRPRRPREDRV from the coding sequence ATGGCTCTTTATGAACATGTATTCCTTGCCCGGCAGGATATTTCCGCTCAGCAGGTCGATGCCCTCGTAGAACAGTACAAGGGTGTGATCGAAGCGAATGGCGGTAAGGTCGGGCGTATCGAGAACTGGGGCCTCAAGTCCCTCACCTACCGCATCAAGAAGAACCGCAAGGCGCACTACGCCCTGATGGACATCGATGCACCGGCTGCTGCCGTCCAGGAAATGGAACGTCAGATGCGCATCAGCGAAGACGTTCTTCGCTACATGACGATCGCCGTCGAGAAGCATGAAGAAGGTCCGTCTGCCATGATGCAGAAGCGCGACCGTGACGACCGTCCGCGTGAAGGCGGCCGTGGCCCGCGTGAAGGCGGCTTCGGTGATCGCGACCGTGGTCCGCGTCCGCCGCGTGAAGGTGGCTTCGGCGATCGTGACGACCGTCCGCGCCGTCCGCGCGAAGACCGTGTATAA
- the rpsR gene encoding 30S ribosomal protein S18, whose product MSETSSAPVRRPFHRRRKTCPFSGANAPRIDYKDVRLLQRYISERGKIVPSRITAVSQKKQRELAQAIKRARFLGLLPYVVA is encoded by the coding sequence ATGTCTGAAACTTCCTCCGCTCCGGTCCGCCGCCCGTTCCATCGCCGCCGCAAGACCTGCCCGTTCTCCGGCGCCAACGCGCCGCGGATCGACTACAAGGACGTACGCCTGCTGCAGCGCTACATTTCCGAGCGCGGCAAGATCGTTCCGTCCCGCATCACGGCCGTTTCCCAGAAGAAGCAGCGCGAACTCGCTCAGGCGATCAAGCGCGCCCGTTTCCTCGGCCTGCTGCCCTACGTCGTCGCCTGA
- the rplI gene encoding 50S ribosomal protein L9 produces the protein MQVILLERISKLGQMGETVKVRDGFARNYLLPLGKALRANAANKTRFEAERATLEARNLERKSEAQTVADVLDGKSFIVVRSAGETGQLYGSVAARDVVDILGAEGFNIGRNQVHLNTPIKSIGLHKVELQLHAEVEIHVELNVARSAEEAERQSKGEELTSVDAIYGVDEDALRPEDFFDPEADGVDEDEA, from the coding sequence ATGCAAGTCATCCTTCTCGAACGCATCTCCAAGCTCGGCCAGATGGGCGAAACCGTAAAGGTTCGCGACGGCTTTGCCCGCAACTACCTGCTGCCGCTCGGCAAGGCGCTGCGCGCCAACGCTGCCAACAAGACCCGCTTCGAAGCCGAGCGCGCGACGCTCGAAGCCCGCAACCTCGAGCGCAAGTCAGAAGCCCAGACGGTCGCCGACGTTCTCGACGGCAAGTCCTTCATCGTCGTGCGCTCCGCCGGCGAAACCGGCCAGCTCTACGGTTCGGTTGCTGCCCGTGACGTCGTCGATATTCTCGGCGCCGAAGGCTTCAACATCGGCCGCAACCAGGTTCACCTCAACACGCCGATCAAGTCGATCGGCCTGCACAAGGTCGAGCTGCAGCTACATGCCGAAGTCGAAATCCACGTCGAGCTGAACGTTGCCCGTTCTGCCGAAGAGGCAGAGCGCCAGTCCAAGGGCGAAGAACTCACCTCGGTCGACGCGATCTACGGCGTCGACGAAGACGCGCTGCGTCCGGAAGACTTCTTCGATCCGGAAGCCGACGGCGTCGACGAAGACGAAGCATAA